One genomic window of Prochlorococcus sp. MIT 0801 includes the following:
- a CDS encoding FtsW/RodA/SpoVE family cell cycle protein, which yields MSNISNKKIHSKPRRKNTYESKDYLDNLLSNKILPLHWSFWPKEGRLIMGLFVFWSISGIFILGSASWWVAIREMGEGAYYIKRQLIWLVASWSIFYLAININLKNWLKISGPCLFIGMVLIASTSFFGSTVNGSTRWLIIGPVQIQPSELIKPFIILQSAKLFGQWERINSEKKIFWLTIFASIILLIIKQPNLSTAALIGILLWMIALASGINFRYLFNTAISGFFIGATSIFFNDYQQSRVMSFIDPWKDPQGSGYQLIQSLYAIGSGGLFGEGYGLSMQKLQYLPYRSTDFIFAVFAEEFGFFGSILLLLFLLVVAYLTLKISLNCRNNYSKLISMGSGTILVGQSIMHIAVSSGAMPTTGLPFPMISYGGNSLISSFLIAALLVRSSIESSELLIKNASNRLLTR from the coding sequence TTGAGTAATATTTCGAATAAAAAAATTCATTCAAAACCCAGAAGGAAAAATACTTATGAATCAAAAGATTATCTAGATAATCTATTAAGCAACAAGATACTTCCATTGCATTGGTCTTTTTGGCCCAAGGAAGGGCGTTTGATAATGGGATTATTTGTTTTTTGGAGCATATCGGGAATCTTTATTCTTGGATCAGCTAGTTGGTGGGTAGCTATTAGAGAGATGGGTGAAGGTGCTTATTACATAAAAAGACAACTCATTTGGCTGGTCGCGAGTTGGAGTATTTTCTACCTAGCAATAAATATCAATCTTAAAAATTGGCTTAAAATATCAGGACCATGCCTTTTTATAGGTATGGTCCTGATTGCATCAACAAGCTTTTTCGGTAGTACCGTTAATGGTTCTACTAGATGGTTGATTATCGGCCCAGTCCAAATTCAACCATCTGAGTTAATCAAACCTTTCATCATTCTCCAAAGTGCAAAGCTTTTTGGTCAATGGGAAAGAATAAATTCAGAAAAAAAAATTTTTTGGTTAACTATTTTTGCATCTATTATTTTATTAATTATAAAGCAGCCAAATTTAAGTACAGCTGCATTAATCGGGATATTACTTTGGATGATTGCATTAGCATCCGGTATTAACTTCAGATATCTTTTTAACACTGCTATATCAGGCTTTTTTATTGGTGCAACAAGTATTTTTTTTAATGACTATCAACAAAGTCGCGTCATGTCATTTATAGACCCTTGGAAAGATCCACAAGGGAGTGGATATCAATTAATTCAGAGTCTTTATGCTATTGGTTCAGGTGGTCTATTTGGGGAAGGTTATGGTCTTTCAATGCAAAAATTACAATACTTACCCTACAGGAGTACTGATTTTATATTTGCTGTTTTTGCTGAAGAATTTGGCTTCTTTGGATCAATTTTACTTTTATTATTTTTGCTTGTAGTTGCATATTTAACCCTGAAAATATCTCTTAATTGTAGAAATAATTATTCTAAACTAATCTCTATGGGATCAGGTACTATTCTTGTTGGCCAATCAATTATGCACATAGCAGTTTCATCAGGAGCAATGCCTACAACTGGTCTTCCCTTCCCTATGATTAGCTATGGGGGAAACTCATTGATTTCAAGCTTTTTAATAGCGGCCCTATTGGTCAGATCGTCTATTGAATCTTCAGAGTTATTAATTAAAAATGCCTCAAATAGACTTCTAACTAGATAA
- the queF gene encoding preQ(1) synthase — translation MNEKVMYGEREIENGRLNCFPNPNSNRDYEISIDFPEFTCKCPFSGYPDFATLRIKYQPNTMVIELKAIKLYLNGFREKKISHEEVTNKIIDDFVEVSDPKWMQLEADFNPRGNVHTIIRVCHGKRNNLELTL, via the coding sequence ATCAATGAAAAAGTTATGTATGGGGAGAGAGAAATAGAGAATGGGCGCTTAAATTGTTTCCCAAATCCAAATAGTAATAGAGATTATGAAATTTCAATAGATTTCCCTGAATTTACATGTAAATGTCCTTTCTCGGGTTATCCTGATTTTGCAACTTTGAGAATTAAATATCAACCAAATACTATGGTTATAGAGTTAAAAGCAATTAAACTTTATTTAAATGGCTTTCGAGAAAAGAAAATATCTCATGAAGAAGTGACTAATAAAATAATCGACGACTTTGTTGAAGTTTCTGATCCTAAGTGGATGCAATTAGAGGCTGATTTTAATCCTAGAGGTAATGTTCATACAATCATTAGAGTCTGTCATGGGAAAAGAAATAATTTAGAGCTAACTCTCTAA
- the atpA gene encoding F0F1 ATP synthase subunit alpha, translating into MVSIRPDEISSILKQQIADYDKSVSVSNVGTVLQIGDGIARVYGLEKVMAGELVEFEDGTEGIALNLEDDNVGVVLMGEALGVQEGSTVKATGKIAAVPVGEAMLGRVVNPLGQQIDGKGEMATTDSRLIESIAPGIIKRKSVHEPMQTGITSIDAMIPIGRGQRELIIGDRQTGKTAIAIDTIINQKGQDVICVYVAVGQKQASVANVVEVLKEKGALDYTIIVNAGASEAAALQYLAPYTGAAIAEHFMYQGKATLVIYDDLTKQAQAYRQMSLLLRRPPGREAYPGDVFYCHSRLLERAAKLSDAMGAGSMTSLPIIETQAGDVSAYIPTNVISITDGQIFLSSDLFNSGLRPAINVGISVSRVGGAAQTKAIKKIAGTLKLELAQFDELAAFSQFASDLDEATQKQLGRGKRLRELLKQPQFDPLNLAEQVAIVYAGVKGLIDEVPEEEVTKFARELRDYLKTNKADFIKNILSEKVLSEASESMLKDAINEVKSSMLAA; encoded by the coding sequence ATGGTTTCTATACGTCCCGACGAGATCAGTTCAATCCTTAAACAGCAGATTGCTGATTACGATAAGTCAGTATCTGTAAGCAATGTAGGTACCGTTTTACAAATCGGTGATGGTATCGCAAGAGTTTATGGCCTCGAAAAGGTTATGGCAGGTGAACTAGTTGAATTCGAAGATGGAACAGAGGGGATTGCTTTAAACCTTGAAGATGACAATGTTGGTGTCGTTTTGATGGGTGAAGCTTTAGGAGTACAAGAGGGAAGTACAGTTAAAGCAACTGGAAAGATTGCCGCAGTCCCAGTTGGTGAGGCAATGCTCGGAAGAGTTGTTAATCCTCTTGGACAGCAAATCGATGGGAAAGGAGAGATGGCTACAACTGACTCAAGATTAATTGAGTCAATAGCACCTGGAATTATTAAGAGAAAGTCAGTACATGAGCCTATGCAAACTGGGATCACATCTATTGATGCGATGATCCCTATTGGAAGAGGTCAGAGGGAGTTGATTATTGGAGATCGACAAACAGGGAAGACTGCAATAGCAATCGATACAATCATCAACCAAAAAGGTCAAGATGTTATTTGTGTTTATGTAGCGGTTGGTCAAAAACAAGCATCAGTGGCAAATGTGGTTGAAGTTCTTAAAGAAAAAGGAGCTTTGGATTATACAATTATTGTTAATGCCGGAGCATCTGAAGCTGCTGCTTTGCAATATTTAGCTCCTTATACAGGTGCCGCAATTGCTGAGCACTTTATGTATCAAGGTAAGGCGACACTAGTTATATACGATGATCTAACTAAGCAAGCTCAGGCGTACAGGCAAATGTCATTACTTTTACGTCGTCCACCAGGACGTGAAGCATATCCTGGAGATGTTTTTTATTGCCATAGTCGTTTACTTGAGAGGGCTGCAAAACTTTCTGATGCAATGGGTGCAGGATCAATGACCTCTTTGCCTATTATTGAAACCCAGGCTGGTGACGTATCTGCATACATCCCAACAAATGTTATTTCAATTACTGACGGTCAGATTTTCTTGAGCTCAGATTTATTTAACTCCGGTTTAAGACCTGCAATTAACGTTGGTATATCTGTTAGTCGAGTAGGAGGGGCTGCGCAAACAAAAGCCATTAAAAAAATTGCGGGTACGTTGAAACTTGAACTAGCTCAGTTTGATGAACTTGCGGCATTCTCTCAATTTGCTTCAGATCTTGATGAGGCTACACAAAAGCAATTAGGTAGAGGAAAAAGACTAAGAGAACTTCTTAAACAACCTCAGTTCGACCCCTTGAACTTGGCTGAGCAAGTAGCTATTGTTTATGCAGGTGTTAAAGGATTGATTGATGAGGTGCCTGAGGAAGAAGTGACAAAGTTTGCTCGTGAATTGCGTGATTATCTAAAAACAAATAAGGCTGATTTCATTAAAAATATTCTCTCTGAAAAAGTTTTAAGTGAAGCATCTGAATCAATGCTTAAAGACGCTATTAACGAGGTTAAATCCTCCATGCTTGCGGCTTAA
- the atpB gene encoding F0F1 ATP synthase subunit A, with protein sequence MGFLPFVFPFAELEVGQQLYWQIGNFRIHGQVFMTSWLLIGALLALVVIGTKKMERDPRGVQNLLEFLWDYIRDLARTQIGEKVYRDWMPFIGTLFLFIFVSNWGGALVPWKLIKLPSGELGAPTADINTTVALALLVSLSYFYAGLSNKGLRYFEYYVHPTPIMLPFKIVEDFTKPLSLSFRLFGNILADELVVAVLVFLVPLVLPVPVMFLGLFTSAIQALIFATLAAYYIGEAVEEHH encoded by the coding sequence ATGGGTTTTTTGCCATTTGTTTTTCCTTTCGCTGAATTAGAAGTTGGTCAACAACTCTATTGGCAAATTGGAAATTTTAGAATTCACGGCCAAGTCTTTATGACTTCATGGCTTCTTATAGGCGCTTTGCTTGCCTTAGTGGTCATTGGGACTAAAAAAATGGAACGTGATCCAAGGGGTGTTCAGAACCTTTTGGAATTTCTTTGGGATTACATACGTGATCTTGCAAGAACACAAATTGGTGAAAAGGTTTATAGAGATTGGATGCCTTTCATCGGAACCCTCTTTCTGTTCATTTTTGTGAGCAATTGGGGCGGGGCATTAGTTCCGTGGAAGCTGATCAAACTCCCAAGTGGTGAACTTGGGGCTCCTACAGCTGACATAAATACAACTGTTGCTTTAGCACTACTGGTATCTCTCTCATATTTCTATGCGGGTTTGAGCAATAAAGGTTTGCGTTACTTCGAGTACTACGTACACCCAACGCCAATAATGCTCCCATTCAAAATTGTAGAAGATTTTACTAAGCCTCTATCTCTCTCTTTCCGTTTATTTGGAAACATTTTGGCAGATGAACTTGTTGTAGCGGTACTTGTCTTTTTAGTACCACTTGTTCTACCAGTTCCTGTTATGTTTCTAGGCTTGTTTACTAGTGCTATTCAAGCTCTGATTTTTGCAACTCTTGCTGCCTATTACATCGGGGAAGCAGTCGAAGAGCATCATTAA
- a CDS encoding DUF3326 domain-containing protein has protein sequence MTNAGPLPTLMIIPAGIGCNVGGYAGDAIPAARLLASASDCLITHPNVLNGGSLYWSDTCIHYVEGYSLNLFAAGEVFLKPVRQQKVGLLLDAGLESDLKKRHLQVADGCVASLGLDIGPVITTERAVRINLKKGLSGSSWGNIEEPDVLLRGAEKLKKAGATAIAVITRFPDDSEELETKLYRQGKGVDIIAGVEAVISHLLVKHLLIPCAHAPGLPPLPIDYDLDPRTSGEEIGYTFLQSVLVGLSRAPDLICKSSMKTKENTFLQLKTLLSNRDLGAVVVPQGALGGEAVLSCIERFIPLIIVSNQGVLNVNSTKMRLDSVSGDKHKNILYAENYVEAAGLITALRHGINIKSLRRPIDCLKEMNDE, from the coding sequence ATGACTAACGCTGGACCTTTGCCAACATTAATGATTATACCTGCTGGAATTGGTTGCAATGTCGGTGGATATGCAGGGGATGCAATCCCTGCTGCAAGATTATTGGCTTCTGCTAGTGACTGTTTAATAACTCATCCTAATGTTCTGAATGGTGGATCTTTATATTGGTCAGATACTTGTATCCACTATGTAGAAGGATATAGTTTAAATCTTTTTGCCGCTGGAGAAGTATTTTTAAAACCAGTAAGGCAACAAAAAGTAGGTTTATTATTAGATGCTGGCTTAGAGTCTGATTTAAAGAAAAGACATTTACAAGTTGCTGATGGCTGTGTGGCAAGCTTGGGGTTAGATATTGGCCCTGTGATTACTACTGAAAGAGCTGTCCGAATTAATCTGAAAAAAGGTTTAAGTGGTTCAAGTTGGGGAAATATCGAAGAACCAGATGTCCTTTTGAGAGGAGCTGAAAAACTTAAGAAAGCTGGTGCAACAGCAATTGCTGTGATAACTCGCTTCCCTGATGATAGCGAGGAACTAGAAACTAAACTTTATCGACAAGGTAAAGGTGTTGATATTATTGCGGGGGTCGAAGCTGTAATAAGTCATCTTCTTGTAAAACATTTATTGATTCCATGTGCACATGCACCGGGGTTGCCCCCCTTGCCAATTGATTATGATCTTGATCCTCGAACCTCGGGAGAGGAGATAGGATATACATTTTTGCAAAGTGTTTTAGTTGGTCTTAGTCGTGCACCCGATCTGATTTGTAAGTCATCTATGAAAACCAAAGAAAATACTTTTTTACAGTTGAAAACTTTATTAAGTAATAGGGATTTAGGAGCAGTTGTTGTTCCACAGGGCGCATTAGGTGGCGAAGCGGTTTTGTCTTGCATCGAAAGATTTATTCCTTTGATAATAGTTTCTAATCAGGGAGTATTAAATGTTAATTCCACAAAGATGAGGCTAGATTCCGTAAGTGGTGATAAACATAAAAATATTTTGTATGCTGAGAATTATGTAGAGGCTGCAGGACTAATAACAGCTTTACGTCATGGGATTAATATTAAGTCTCTGCGAAGACCAATTGATTGCTTGAAGGAAATGAATGACGAATAA
- a CDS encoding cytochrome c biogenesis CcdA family protein → MTNLFLNIFSTSLIFSDLTRHGEHLINNGLNNPTPLTILIVFTGGLLTSLGPCSLSLLPITVAYLAGFKNNQNPLQKTISFCGGIVISLVVLGSLSGFLGKIYGQLPGFFSIFISFLAIIMGLNLLGILKFSLPSGPDPEIWKNQVPPAFAPVSAGFAFGLASSPCTTPVLAVLLAWVAKQGNPLSGTIFLGSFAIGQIVPLFVAGTFAASIPKLLSLRPIGEWVPPISGVILLTVGLVSLISIWI, encoded by the coding sequence GTGACAAATCTCTTTTTGAACATTTTTTCTACAAGTTTAATCTTCTCTGATTTGACTCGTCATGGCGAGCATTTAATTAACAATGGACTCAATAATCCAACCCCCCTAACAATTCTGATAGTTTTCACGGGAGGACTTTTGACTAGCTTGGGTCCCTGTTCATTGTCACTTTTGCCAATCACAGTTGCATATTTAGCTGGATTTAAAAATAACCAAAACCCATTACAAAAAACGATTAGTTTCTGCGGCGGTATAGTTATATCACTTGTGGTATTAGGAAGTCTAAGCGGTTTTTTAGGAAAAATTTATGGTCAATTACCAGGTTTCTTTTCAATATTCATTAGTTTTCTAGCAATAATTATGGGTCTTAATCTCCTTGGGATTCTTAAATTCTCACTTCCATCTGGTCCTGACCCTGAAATTTGGAAAAATCAAGTTCCTCCCGCATTCGCACCAGTTTCAGCAGGTTTTGCTTTTGGATTAGCCTCCTCACCTTGCACTACTCCTGTTCTTGCAGTTCTTCTAGCCTGGGTTGCTAAACAAGGAAATCCTCTTAGTGGCACAATTTTTCTTGGAAGTTTTGCAATTGGACAGATTGTGCCTTTATTTGTAGCAGGTACCTTTGCAGCAAGTATTCCAAAATTATTATCTTTACGACCTATTGGGGAATGGGTCCCGCCAATAAGTGGAGTAATTTTGTTAACCGTAGGTCTTGTAAGCCTTATTTCTATTTGGATATAA
- the atpE gene encoding ATP synthase F0 subunit C produces MDSITTAASVVAAGLAVGLGAIGPGIGQGSAAQGAVEGIARQPEAEGKIRGTLLLSFAFMESLTIYGLVVALVLLFANPFAG; encoded by the coding sequence ATGGATTCCATTACCACCGCCGCATCAGTTGTTGCAGCTGGTTTAGCTGTAGGCCTTGGCGCAATAGGCCCTGGTATCGGTCAGGGTAGTGCTGCACAAGGAGCAGTAGAGGGTATAGCCCGCCAACCAGAAGCTGAGGGAAAAATCAGAGGTACTTTGCTTCTTTCTTTCGCTTTCATGGAATCACTTACCATCTATGGCCTTGTGGTTGCATTGGTGCTTCTTTTCGCTAACCCTTTTGCTGGCTAA
- the atpH gene encoding ATP synthase F1 subunit delta, giving the protein MPLLNTITTPYAEAFLQVAESRNEVDEVVTQAKSILELWNSCPEFSDAMSSPVLEVNQKKAALEKLFSSQVTPSFLNLLKLLADRQRIGLLNSVLERLLEIYREQRNIALATITSASALNEDQQSELLKKVQSIAGTDNLEIDLKVDSELLGGFVVNVGSKVIDASIAGQVRRLGLALAKVS; this is encoded by the coding sequence ATGCCACTACTTAATACAATAACTACTCCATATGCTGAAGCGTTCCTTCAAGTAGCAGAGAGCCGCAACGAGGTGGATGAAGTAGTTACACAAGCTAAGTCTATTTTAGAACTTTGGAATTCTTGCCCTGAATTTAGTGATGCGATGTCATCACCAGTTTTAGAGGTTAATCAAAAGAAAGCCGCTTTAGAAAAGCTTTTCTCTAGTCAAGTCACTCCATCTTTCTTAAATCTTTTAAAACTTTTGGCAGATCGACAAAGAATAGGATTGTTGAATTCTGTTCTTGAAAGATTATTAGAAATCTATCGAGAACAAAGAAATATTGCTCTAGCAACTATTACTTCTGCTTCAGCGCTAAATGAAGATCAACAATCTGAGCTACTCAAGAAAGTACAATCTATAGCTGGTACAGATAATTTGGAAATCGATCTCAAAGTCGACTCCGAATTACTTGGTGGCTTTGTGGTCAATGTTGGATCAAAGGTCATTGATGCCAGCATCGCAGGGCAAGTCAGAAGACTTGGTCTTGCTTTGGCCAAAGTCAGCTAA
- a CDS encoding F0F1 ATP synthase subunit B, producing the protein MTPLIFASEGFGLNLNIFETNIINLAVVVFGLYKFLPGFLGKILEKRRTTILSDLKEAEERLAQAQDSLSQAKDDLSSAKQKADKIRNDCKVRAEAIRLESEKRTVEEMARIKQGAASDLSAEAARVTAQLRKEAAELAIEKALATLPKKLDSNTQDNFLKQSIKNIGDN; encoded by the coding sequence ATGACTCCTTTAATTTTCGCTTCCGAAGGCTTTGGCCTTAATTTAAATATTTTTGAGACCAACATCATCAACTTAGCCGTTGTTGTCTTTGGCCTCTACAAGTTCTTACCAGGCTTTTTAGGAAAAATCCTTGAAAAGAGAAGAACTACAATTCTTTCTGACTTGAAAGAAGCAGAAGAGCGTTTAGCACAAGCACAAGATTCTCTTTCACAAGCAAAAGATGATCTTTCATCAGCTAAGCAAAAAGCTGACAAAATCAGAAATGATTGCAAAGTTAGAGCAGAAGCAATTCGTCTTGAGAGTGAAAAAAGAACTGTTGAAGAAATGGCAAGAATTAAACAAGGAGCTGCTTCTGACTTAAGTGCTGAAGCTGCAAGGGTGACTGCCCAATTAAGAAAAGAGGCTGCAGAACTTGCTATTGAAAAAGCATTAGCAACGCTTCCTAAAAAGTTAGATTCAAATACTCAAGATAATTTTCTTAAACAGTCAATTAAAAATATTGGAGACAACTAA
- a CDS encoding F0F1 ATP synthase subunit gamma, with amino-acid sequence MANLKDIRDRIVSVKNTRKITEAMRLVAAAKVRRAQDQVLRSRPFADRLARVLENIQSRMQFEAADSPLLNKREVKTITLLAVTGDRGLCGGYNANIIKRTEKRYAELKGQGYSPDLVLIGKKAIGYFENRSSLYNIRATFKELEQVPTSEDAASITSEVLAEFLSESTDRVEVIFTKFVSLVSCNPTIQTLLPLDPQGIADSEDEIFRLTTKDSQLIIEKDAAPSNEEPKLPSDIVFEQSPDQLLNALLPLYLQNQLLRALQESAASELASRMTAMNNASDNAKELAKNLTVDYNKARQAAITQEILEVVGGAAA; translated from the coding sequence ATGGCTAACCTAAAAGACATAAGAGACAGAATTGTATCTGTCAAAAACACAAGGAAAATCACAGAAGCAATGAGACTTGTTGCTGCTGCGAAAGTTCGCAGAGCACAGGATCAGGTCTTAAGGAGCAGACCTTTTGCTGACAGATTGGCAAGGGTTTTAGAAAATATTCAATCAAGAATGCAGTTTGAAGCAGCTGACTCTCCTCTGTTAAATAAGCGTGAAGTTAAGACAATTACTCTCCTGGCTGTCACTGGGGACAGAGGATTATGTGGGGGGTACAATGCAAATATAATCAAACGAACAGAGAAGCGCTATGCCGAATTAAAAGGACAAGGATATAGTCCCGATCTAGTTTTAATTGGCAAGAAAGCAATAGGATATTTCGAGAATAGATCTAGTCTTTACAATATAAGAGCTACTTTTAAAGAATTAGAGCAAGTCCCGACTTCTGAGGATGCTGCATCCATAACTAGTGAAGTATTAGCAGAATTTCTCTCTGAAAGTACTGACAGAGTAGAAGTCATTTTTACTAAGTTTGTAAGTTTGGTTAGTTGTAATCCAACAATTCAAACTCTTCTGCCTCTAGATCCTCAAGGAATAGCAGATTCAGAAGACGAAATTTTTAGATTAACTACAAAAGATAGTCAACTAATTATTGAGAAAGATGCTGCTCCTTCTAATGAAGAGCCGAAACTACCATCGGATATTGTTTTTGAACAAAGTCCCGATCAGCTTTTGAATGCTCTTTTACCTCTTTATTTACAGAATCAATTATTACGAGCATTACAAGAGTCTGCTGCTTCAGAATTGGCGAGCAGAATGACTGCAATGAATAACGCTAGTGATAATGCTAAGGAATTGGCTAAAAATCTTACGGTTGATTATAACAAGGCTAGACAAGCGGCAATTACGCAAGAAATTTTAGAAGTTGTCGGTGGAGCAGCAGCATAG
- a CDS encoding F0F1 ATP synthase subunit B', with the protein MPTLFLFGASEGGLFDFDATLPLMAVQVVLLTFILNALFFKPVGRVVEERENYVNKSRAEAKKKIAEVELLETELKDQLKEARLEAQKVILEAEQDSENLYKEALALATSEANASREKARREIDSQRDEALNQLKSEADNLGDLIIERLLAKK; encoded by the coding sequence ATGCCAACTTTGTTTTTGTTTGGTGCCTCTGAGGGAGGTCTGTTTGATTTCGATGCAACTCTTCCGCTTATGGCGGTTCAGGTTGTATTGCTTACTTTCATACTAAATGCTCTTTTCTTCAAACCTGTTGGACGGGTAGTTGAAGAAAGAGAGAATTATGTAAATAAAAGTAGGGCAGAAGCAAAGAAAAAAATCGCTGAGGTTGAACTACTTGAGACTGAACTCAAAGATCAGCTCAAAGAGGCTCGTCTTGAAGCACAGAAGGTGATTCTTGAGGCAGAGCAGGACTCTGAGAATCTTTATAAAGAAGCACTTGCTCTTGCTACTTCAGAGGCAAATGCATCGAGAGAGAAAGCTAGGCGTGAGATTGATTCTCAAAGAGATGAAGCTCTTAATCAACTCAAAAGCGAGGCTGACAATCTTGGTGATTTGATTATTGAAAGACTCTTGGCAAAAAAATGA
- a CDS encoding cytochrome c biogenesis protein ResB codes for MKKISQVLNWLSSLKIAILLLLIIAIACATGTLIPQQESDQFYYENFNKNPFLGIINGNILLLFEFNHVYTSVWFLFLLIWLGLALAVCSFRRQLPILKSALKWVDYKSPRQIAKLSIAQTIVTNNYSEHLEKIKINLKKKGWNIKEKDGRIAARQGVIGRLGPILIHLGMILLMIGATYGSLNGKTIEKFLAPGRSIDLLNNNKEKGLTIELQKFKIERDPQGRAEQYKSVVNINEPDGNNQSKEISVNHPLRYQGLTLYQADWALAAITIQINNSPKLQIPIEAIPELGEQVWGTIIPTQKDGKDPILVTVDSELGPVNIFDNDGTLLTTLNINKEAKIKEISIKIINIIPSSGLLLKHDPGVPLVYTSFAIIIIGGSLSIISTKKIWVLHEKEKSRIYIGGLSNRNLSGLSKELPSLISFLES; via the coding sequence ATGAAAAAAATCAGCCAAGTTTTAAACTGGCTTTCTAGCTTAAAAATTGCGATATTACTATTACTAATAATAGCTATTGCATGTGCAACTGGGACTTTAATACCACAACAAGAATCAGATCAATTCTATTACGAGAATTTCAATAAGAATCCTTTTCTTGGAATAATTAATGGAAATATATTACTACTTTTTGAATTCAACCATGTTTATACAAGTGTTTGGTTTTTATTCTTACTTATTTGGCTTGGTTTAGCTCTTGCAGTTTGTAGTTTTAGAAGACAATTACCGATACTTAAATCAGCATTAAAGTGGGTAGATTATAAATCACCTCGCCAAATAGCAAAACTTTCTATTGCTCAAACAATAGTGACTAATAATTATTCGGAGCACTTAGAAAAAATTAAAATTAATTTAAAAAAAAAAGGTTGGAATATAAAAGAAAAAGATGGAAGGATAGCGGCTCGTCAAGGAGTAATTGGTAGATTAGGACCTATATTAATTCATCTAGGAATGATCCTATTAATGATAGGGGCAACATACGGATCATTAAATGGGAAAACCATAGAAAAATTTCTAGCCCCTGGCAGATCAATAGATTTATTAAACAATAATAAAGAGAAAGGCTTAACTATTGAATTGCAAAAGTTTAAAATCGAAAGAGACCCTCAAGGAAGAGCTGAGCAGTATAAGTCTGTAGTCAATATTAATGAGCCAGATGGAAATAATCAATCAAAAGAAATTAGTGTTAATCATCCTTTAAGATACCAAGGCCTAACATTATATCAAGCCGACTGGGCTTTGGCAGCCATTACTATTCAAATAAATAATAGCCCGAAATTACAAATTCCAATAGAAGCTATTCCTGAACTAGGTGAACAAGTTTGGGGTACCATTATACCGACACAAAAAGATGGTAAAGACCCAATCTTAGTAACCGTAGATAGTGAACTAGGACCAGTAAATATTTTTGATAATGATGGTACATTACTTACAACCTTAAATATAAATAAGGAAGCAAAAATAAAAGAGATTTCAATAAAGATAATAAATATAATTCCAAGTAGTGGATTACTATTAAAGCATGATCCTGGGGTTCCTCTTGTATATACAAGTTTTGCTATAATAATTATTGGTGGTTCACTTAGTATTATTTCAACTAAGAAAATCTGGGTCTTACATGAAAAGGAAAAATCTAGGATTTATATAGGTGGATTAAGCAACAGAAATCTATCTGGTCTTTCAAAAGAATTGCCAAGTTTAATTAGTTTCTTAGAGAGTTAG
- a CDS encoding ATP synthase subunit I — translation MASETVENCSSHDPLLDFDSSDLSSGVKSDEYLELQFRVFRLAFLLTIFSVGIAGFFWGIQAGASLFIGALSGIFYFRLLARGIGRLGTSSKIVGKVQLLVPVLLVLVSSRFPQLDLIPALLGFLLYKPALIIQFLSMP, via the coding sequence GTGGCATCTGAGACTGTTGAAAATTGCTCAAGTCATGATCCTCTACTGGATTTTGATTCATCGGATTTATCGTCCGGAGTCAAATCAGACGAATATCTTGAACTTCAATTTCGAGTATTCCGTCTGGCTTTTTTATTGACTATTTTTTCTGTTGGCATAGCAGGTTTCTTTTGGGGAATCCAAGCTGGCGCAAGCCTATTTATTGGTGCTTTATCAGGAATTTTTTATTTTCGCTTGCTTGCTCGCGGAATTGGAAGGTTAGGTACTTCATCAAAAATCGTCGGTAAAGTCCAGTTATTAGTTCCGGTTCTTTTGGTTTTGGTATCTTCTAGATTTCCTCAACTTGATTTGATTCCGGCTTTATTAGGATTTTTGCTTTATAAACCAGCGTTAATTATTCAGTTTCTATCTATGCCGTAG